AGCGGCAGTTCCCCCCACACGCGCTCCTAATATACAACCAAACACTATTAGGTGAATCCTTGACATTGcggatattaaataaaacagtttatTTTGCAATTCTTGATACTAATGATGAACTAGGTATACCTATTCCAGACCTATTCATATTTAACTGCACATGACTTGATTGCATATGACTAGATTTACCTACTGGTTAATAATAGTTGGTAGAGCAAGTACGAGTAATTATGTGGCTCTGCTCAAGTACTCATGACTCTCACGAGTCACacgaatattaaaattaattggtGTAATGGGGTCACAGAtgttgtttacaaaataaataggtataggatagcccaaaaaaaagttgtcaatAAGTGAATGTTTCCCCTCCTGGATAAGCTACATTGCATGCCAAGTTTTATGATTTAAGTCGGATGGGACCTTTACCTTTGAACCTTATTGGGGCGCTGAGAAGTAAGTACTACATCGGGCGGTCTTTACACTGGCGCCGTAACTGGAGGCTGGGAAGGTTTGTGAGCGAGACAGGTCGCGTTTACTTATACCCTATCGCCGCATACGGTTGCGGCGTCAGTGTAATAACCGCCTAAATTACATACGGAATAAACGAGGAAGGGGGCCAGCATGGCGGCGGCGAACCCGCTGACGTGCACGAAGGAGGCGCCCGAGGCGCGCACGCTGGTGGGCATGAGCTCGGGCGTCCACTGGATCACGGCGCTGTACGCCATGTTGCCCAGGAACCGCGCCCCCATTGCCATCACCACAGACGCCACTCCTACCGCacacaatagttattttcgatacaagtgtgaAAAAGAGGAAagtcgaaacgagtggcgataaattaaaacacgaccgaagggagtgttttaaatcgacacgagttgcgaattacctattcgcacgtgtatcgaacaacgttttacagtacatatggcactttaaagtttcgacatcgcatgaaaagtgctattttacgcactagtgcggaaaagtatacCATGTGTACTGTACACCATAGTATACcataccatatgtactgtaaaatctattaagtacttactgagTTTTATCATCGTACTTAAAGTATAATCATGATGTAACATTTTAAAAGACCCTGAATTTATAAGGTTTAGCATTTTGTCATAAGTGTCATAGCCAAATCTGTCGCGCATATACACAAACATCATTGGTGCATGTAACAAAGCAAATATACTTAACCGATTACGAAAAcgcattaaaattaaatgtttctTTAGAATAGTTTTGTACAATGTTACTCAATGCCTTATTACGTCACCAACCTCTGGGCACAAAAGCGCCTACAAACGCTACGACTCCTCCTATAATCAAGGGCAATGAGACTATTTTGCGACGTCCAAACCTGTAAATAATAGGATACGAGTAAGTATGTTACATCGCTGACTATTGTCAGCTTTTACTTTTACTTCAGTACTTTTCTCTCTCAATACATATTTAAAGCtaaatcaaataagtaggggAGAGTGggtaacagtggatacactttTGTTTGAAGCCCAATATTTCTGAAGTAAAGTACATTTAGCCCTAGCATTTAAATCCATCGTTTCGTAACACTATCAGGGTACACAAAAAACAGACGACAAACATTCCAACAGCCATAGATTTTAggcaaaagtatttttttttagaaatgggaAATTATCCGCTGTCCATGGGTTACAGTGGTTAAGCCCTTGGGGTACAGTGAACCTCATGGGTCACAGTGATTATTTGCaggatttataaaaaaaaactcaattaacaaatattatttattaatcaatTTACTTCATAAGGTCACTTTTAGTAATTAACAGTAGAACGGAGTGTCTGAAACTACATATATtcaacaataattatattaatttggaGATCAAAAATTACGTAATGTTTCAAAACATTTGATATCGGTTGCCCCATTAGCTGCATCTTGTAACACTTTTCCAGCGtagaaaacttttttattatttattttaaatactacgAGGACAAAATTGCCTTCTTTTGGTAAAGTTGGCAACTGTTCGACATATTCTTGATCACCCATACCaaaatcagtttatttttcttcatcgaTCCCTCTTCCTCGAATTGAACACTTAAAGTATCGTTTCATCACTCACACCGTCAAAGGAAAGTAACACTTTCCTTTGACGGTCGTCCTTTTCTTCATCGCTTGCTTTTTTTCTTGGACTCGTTCTTCAATATCATCTTTATTAGATTGTGTATGTACCTATCATTGATTTACCTTTCCTACTTCCTCCTTGGATTTCTAGTATTTTTTCTCGGGCCTGTTTAGGTAATCATCATATATCTAAAGGGCTCTTAAAATCTTTTGAAGGCCCTGCTACAGGAGTTAAAACTTCACCAGGAGTTAAAACTTCACCAGGAGTTACGGTTAATGGTACTAGAGCAGTCGACGTTATTACAGGATTAGAATGGTTGTGATCCATAACATAAGCTTACGATTCCTTTTGATTTCCTTTCCAACTAGTTGTTGGTGGCGTTGGAGTCTGCTGGCGATGAATAGTTGGATctgtaaatacataaaataattaacgCAATGTAAAGAACAAATATACGGGTCACAGTGGATACTTATCCACTGTAACCCAAGTTAAAATTATTCATTGTGACCCAACCACCGTTATCGAAATCAAAAATTAGGAATAAATATATCCATTCTTGTTACGGGCAAAATAATAGCATTTTAGGCTAACCGAAACACTGCACAACACTAAATAATCCACAAACACACAAAACCCTTAAAGAATATGACACCACACACtttttaaaaaaacgaaaaaatttaatttgttacttACTTTGGCGGTACACTGCCGGCGCGTGACCACCCAGCGCTCGAGCGTGGCGGCGACTAGCGCGGCGCGGGGGGAACACTCGAGGTGAACGTTTGACAAGAGTACAATACAAGTGTTTGTGTGCGTAAATACACGGACAGCGGCATTTTAGTCACCGTGCCCCGTTAGTCACTGTTACCCACTCTcccctacctacttattatacgAAGATGTACTACTTAGCTGATTAACTACctgtataatgaatgaatgtgTCCCCGGCTCACAGTATCGAGTAGGTAGTAGAAcaagaaattattaaaataaaatctaccATCCTCTACCTAGTTtttggttaggtttttttactttttaggttaGTGCAACAGATAGCGGATagcggccgaatagtaggcaaaatTCGGccaaataccgaatattcggaaaagtagccgaataggccgaatatcGAATAGTTGCCGATTATTCGCGGCATCTCTAATCATGCACTAGTGCCAAGCGACTAGCGTAGCAGTAGCATTACGGGTGCAcctaatatacttactttaccttTTGGGGTGCACACAGGAttcaaactaaaactaattcaaatatttgcttacctacttgtttgcaATTTTCCCCATTTTGCTTTCTAGATATTGACTTTAGTATGTAGTATGGATAAGATTGGCTGTTGCCGAGAAGTTACGGTTCCAGGAACAAACCTGTCTATTAGCAGGACCACTAAGGCAATCGAAGGGACCTCTGTGGCGGACGTCAACGTGAACGCAATGAAGAAGTCCACTCCGAGGTGCTCCGACATCCTGATCAGCCCATCGAACACCAGGGCGCAGGACATGAATGCGATCACGAGATACAATACGGTTTTTCGCAAACctttggttttaaatattattaacaaaCTTTCATCTTGCCGAGTGAATGATTTGGCAGCAGCctgaaacaaaatataaattagcttttgcccgcgacttcgtctgcgtggaattagtaatttgggtacttttatttatatccGATCTGATTTTTATCGATTCACCATTCAAACTTCTAcctcccttttcacccccttaaagggtgatttctgggataataaCTACCCTATCTCCGTCCCcgagactcaaactatctccataccaaatttcatctaaatcggttcagcggttattgttTACCCATACAAATTtacaccccccttttcacccccgtaaggggtgagttctgggataaaaagtatcctttCCCGGGACTTAACCTACCCATAACAAATTCAACtacatcggttcagcggtttaagcgtgaagaggtaacagacagacagacatacacactagcatttataatattagtatggattatcaTTAATCAATGTACCTCTACTATTAGGTAATTTTAACATCATATGattacaattttacaatcaAAACTATGATTGATTAGGTTGTGGTTTGTGATACAATTATCTTTAGGTAAAGATTATGAATTTGTACCTAGAAAATCTGAAGTTTAGTGTgtctttttttactatttttactttaatgcaatttttatattaatgtGCATATTTTATAACATGAAATAATGTCAGCTAGCTCCATAGAGAAAACTTTTCACCCCAGCAGTTCAAACAAAGgtgcttaaaaacagtgaggGAAATTCGATTTTACTGCGAGGGTAAGACAAAAagtgacgttccacgggtaatgtacctacttatctatgAAAGCAATAAATGACTGATTACTGAAAACAATTTGAGACAGTTGCATTCAGTTTCGTTTTCAACTCTGACTGACCGTGCTCCCACTGAGCCTGCTGGCACAGCGACTGCAGGGCTGTCGGATTTGGTATGGGTGGTATGGGACTGAAACTGGGAGTAGGTATGTCTGGAAATGACTATGAGTTATACACAgagttatacctacctactgttctTAAATATTaggttacctactaaaaatgttACTTACTATAAATTCATCGAGAACCTCTTGAGAGATTTTAGTTTTGTTGACCCTTTCAAATTTATGAACTATTTTTACAGCTTCATCAACGCGCCCTTTGGATACCAACCACCTGAAAATAATGCTGAATATTGAAGTACCTACGAAAACGAACCTAACAACTAATCTTCAAGGTAAGTACTACCTATACCAACGTGATCACGAGGAACCCAAAAGATTAACAGTGTAATGTAAGTATTCTTGTCATTAATTAACTTATATATGTCTCCGGAATTCGCCTAGTTTCAGAGTTAATATAccaaaaaaataatgtaaaaaaacattatttttttggtCTCTCCATCCTCCATCTCAAAAAATGCCCAACGCGcctaaagaagtttttacttcaaataaAGTAGAATTTTACTAAATGCTGTAATTACCTATGGTGTCGGTAacggtagagtctgtgcggaaagagaagagtcgtggaatgtattgggccccatacaggCCCagtctacgactcttctctttccgcacaaactttttttttttttttattgagaaacaaacagtcttataataaacataagagcaacttagctaatagctacaaattgatttatttatagaccTATAGTTCCCTAATCTACAAATTGTATCGAGgtacaattaaaaaataaaaataaaaaagtgtaaCCTTATAGTTGTACATAACAAATGAGTGAACAAGAGAAGatactcaaaaaaccagtgcctACTATGCTTACAACATTACACCCTTATTTTAATAGAGAATATACAGTCCTCTTAAAGAGATTTAATGAACTGCCAAACAATTCTgcgtccatacatttttcattgtACTGTTTACATGCGCGCCCAATATACGAATGCTGTGCGTGTTTCGTTCTGCTGTTAGGAATGCTAAATAATGCCTTACTGCGACAACTACGTTCGTTCTTACGGGGGACTCGGAAGCCAATTTTGTAGTAAGTCAGGAATAAACAATGTCGCGAGTTCAATGGTTTTTTCTCAACTCAAAAAATGCCCAAGGCGCATAAAGAAGTCTTCACTTATTTCTACTTAGACTACCTACTTAGAAAACTACCTAGGTTTTAagaaataaaagtaggtacaagtGATAATTTTACCAGTAACATACAaaacgaaaacaaaaaaaaaatcgaatcgAAATTGACCTAAACACgtaaatagtacctacattttgagAGATAGAGAGATTAAATGCATGGTTAAAATGTTTCGGGTTCCTCGTGACGTGAGCGCCTTGTATAAATGTAGACGGTCTTACCCAACACTCTCCGGGACCAGGAAGGGGGTAACCAGCGCAACCAGCATGGGCAGCGAGGTAACCAGAATGAAGGTCCTCCAGTCGCTGAACCACAGCGCCAGCCACGGCAGCGCCACGCAGCCGCCGCCGAAGTACAGCGCGATCGACATGTTGGCCACCCACGACCGATGCTTTACGCCAACGTACTCCAACGCTGCACAAAAACCATCAAAATAAATAGAGGAATTATTGACGCAGAGAAAGTAATACGCGCTGGgtccgtagccaacatgccaatcgtttacgttcCGTAGCTAACGAAACGCAACTTTGAAGTTgcgaaaaaaaatatgtgttcGGTAGGTACTCGATTGTGACCTCTAAAATGACTGAATAAAGGTGCCGGTACATTGTCAATCATAAAAAACTTaactcgttttatttttttagtcaGCAACTCAGCATTATAAACGTGACCAATTTTAAAGAAGTAGGTAACGAAGTATAAGTGGTACTTTATATTATACGGTCAACATCTTTGCCCTCCACGTGCCCTGTAAACGTCATAATCAATCAATGCTATAAGTTATACCTTTAACTAACCCTTGCTCCTTTTGGTGCTATCTATATAACCAACGCGAAATCACTAAGctgaggggtggggggggggggggggggttcttTAGCTTTAGATACCCAGTCTTGCATTCTTCTGCTCGTCGAGTTTATGATCTTTTAATAAATAAGAGTTCAAACTATAATCGCATAAGTACTAGTAGAGTATGGAGGTCCCAACTAAACTCAACcataatgaattcattcattttcATTAACCAGCTTGTCTCTAACTAGCATTGTGAAGGTAATTAAACGTACTTTCAATTAATACCAATCTTAATTAGGTAGCGCCAATACGTTGAAGATCTAGAGTATCTAGACTCACATTAAAtcctatttgtaaaaaaaattaaatttttccaaCTATACGAATGTATGATAATTGTAAGGGGGAAATTCAAGGGGCTGATGGTGGaaacggcaccacttttcagcccgGCAACATCGAGTTCCTTGAAGCCTGGGAGCACCGCTACAAGGATTAGAAAAACTGCGGTCTAATAATTATGCATACGACTCAGTTCTAGAGATCCTGCTCTATTTCAGATGAACATAGCGCGATTAGCGATAGAAGCAAAGCAGGcaggtacagtcaaagaatttaatttccgacacatttcgtaccttgtcacttGTTTGTCACATCAGTCACAGCGACAATCAATATTAAAGTCGCTAgaaacctcatactattgtcactgtgacaaggtaggTTAACTTTTTTGACTGTACCTGTACCTATTACctaaacgtgttttttttttatttagatttgtTGTCCAATTTTTCATGTGATCTCACTACCTAAGATGCGAAACAGAACGTGTCAGATTTATGGTTCGACTCGCACATTAAACTGTCGTAACACGTACTCGTACCTacacataaaattatgctaagtaggtatgtatgtacctacatataatatttgtactCATACACATCGTACAATTCATTAGGCATGGTAATTAAACTGAGcagtagatacctacctattttcacATGTGTTGCATGAAGTGGTGTCATTCGTTTAAAGaaagactcacgctagaccgggccgtgcccgggccgaggcgtccgacgtgtcattttctatgacggctgatcagtGATGGCTCACGTgcctttccatagaaaacgaagcgccggaagctccggccccggcccggtctagcctgagtcatccttaattctCCTTTCTTACCAAGgatatatataaatagaaaacagCCGTCACACGACATCCCAACCAGGAAGCGGCATACGGAGAAGTCCCAGAAACCGGTAGTAAAGGTCATGGCCACGCCGCCGACACAGCCCAGTATGTTAGACACTGCAACACGACGTGGAAACATTCTACATATGTATTAGGGAAAGAGAACGAAAcaaaacataagtaggtaatttaaatagaaATAGGTACGACCTTTAAAACTGATATTTTAAGTATCAGATGGCAACTGTAGCTAACCTTAAAGTAAAATTCTAAAGTTTACTATTCCTATCGTAAAGTGAAAAGTTCCAATAATCACCGAGCAAAGCTGGTACCCGTCCGAACCTATCGGCAAAGTATCCGAGGAGTATTCCGCCCAGCATGGAGCCCAGAATGCTGATGGTCTGGGACCACGGCACCAGCGCCGCACGGCTGCACACCCACTCGCGCTGCAACCACAATGCAGCAATTCATGATCATCACATCATCACAGTCAATTACTTAAACAATAgcagtacctatacataaagaTACGAGTAGCCTAGAAAC
This genomic window from Cydia amplana chromosome Z, ilCydAmpl1.1, whole genome shotgun sequence contains:
- the LOC134660631 gene encoding solute carrier family 22 member 3-like produces the protein MSCALVFDGLIRMSEHLGVDFFIAFTLTSATEVPSIALVVLLIDRFGRRKIVSLPLIIGGVVAFVGAFVPRGVASVVMAMGARFLGNMAYSAVIQWTPELMPTSVRASGASFVHVSGFAAAMLAPFLVYSERVWGELPLVLVGATAVTGGAVALLLPETAGQPLPQTLDDYERIAAARRRR
- the LOC134660632 gene encoding organic cation transporter protein-like — protein: MDLGSEVTSAEPKDVSAALEAVIKDVGEMGTYQRILFIGMMPFGVLWAFVYMSHLFITATPYEHWCRVPELDGLGWELRRNLSIPATAAGGGFERCVVFDANWTEVLETLLPPAPGSPTLSCQNGWEYLFDDIPYSTVSTEREWVCSRAALVPWSQTISILGSMLGGILLGYFADRFGRVPALLVSNILGCVGGVAMTFTTGFWDFSVCRFLVGMSCDGCFLFIYILALEYVGVKHRSWVANMSIALYFGGGCVALPWLALWFSDWRTFILVTSLPMLVALVTPFLVPESVGWLVSKGRVDEAVKIVHKFERVNKTKISQEVLDEFIVSNIFSR